One genomic segment of Microcella indica includes these proteins:
- a CDS encoding DUF4260 family protein, which translates to MQRIESALLGVLVIVIAVVIYPEWWWVTLAAFLLFDLSALGYLRSPSVGAALYNSVHNYAWPAVLGAVALLMSASSPELSTICGLAALAGAFHVAVDRALGYGLKRPDAFTHTHLGWIGRDRPRT; encoded by the coding sequence GTGCAACGAATCGAGAGCGCCCTGCTGGGGGTTCTCGTGATCGTCATCGCGGTCGTCATCTACCCCGAGTGGTGGTGGGTCACGCTCGCCGCCTTCCTGCTCTTCGACCTCTCAGCGCTCGGCTACCTGCGATCCCCGTCAGTGGGCGCCGCCCTCTACAACAGCGTCCACAACTACGCGTGGCCGGCTGTGCTCGGGGCTGTCGCTCTTCTCATGTCAGCATCCTCGCCCGAGCTGTCGACCATCTGCGGTCTCGCAGCGTTGGCCGGTGCCTTCCATGTGGCCGTCGATCGGGCACTCGGATACGGGCTGAAGCGGCCGGACGCTTTCACGCACACCCACCTCGGGTGGATCGGGCGCGACCGCCCGCGCACCTAG
- the serS gene encoding serine--tRNA ligase, giving the protein MIDPQLLRENPDSLRRSQEARRASVDLVDEAIAADQARREAITAFESLRAEQNAVGKTVAAAPKEEKAALVAQAQELSARVKQAQHEVTAAEEEFARVVGGLPNVVLDGVPAGGETDFITLREEGTVPRFDFEPRDHVELGELLDAIDLQRGVKVSGSRFYFLKGVGARLELAIMNLALDRALEAGFTPMITPTLVTPEVMSGTGFLGEHADEVYRLRDDDLYLTGTSEVALAGYHADEILDLSGGPLRYAGWSTCYRREAGSYGKDTRGIIRVHQFQKLEMFSYVDPADAVAEHEALLALQEGMLRSLGLPYRVIDVAAGDLGSSAARKFDVEAWVPTQDAYRELTSTSNCTTFQARRLDTRYRTESGKTAPVATLNGTLATTRWLVAILETHQQADGSVVVPEVLRPYLGGLSVMEPVA; this is encoded by the coding sequence CTCGCAGGAGGCCAGACGGGCGTCGGTCGACCTCGTCGACGAGGCGATCGCGGCCGATCAGGCACGACGCGAGGCGATCACCGCCTTCGAGTCCCTGCGCGCGGAGCAGAACGCCGTCGGCAAGACGGTCGCGGCGGCACCCAAGGAGGAGAAGGCGGCGCTCGTCGCCCAGGCCCAGGAGCTGTCGGCGCGCGTCAAGCAGGCCCAGCACGAGGTGACCGCAGCCGAGGAGGAGTTCGCCCGCGTCGTCGGCGGCCTCCCCAACGTCGTCCTCGACGGTGTGCCCGCGGGCGGTGAAACCGACTTCATCACGCTGCGCGAGGAGGGGACGGTACCGCGCTTCGACTTCGAGCCCCGTGATCACGTCGAGCTCGGCGAGCTGCTCGACGCGATCGACCTGCAGCGCGGAGTCAAGGTCTCCGGCTCGCGCTTCTACTTCCTCAAGGGCGTCGGTGCGCGTCTCGAGCTCGCGATCATGAACCTTGCGCTCGACCGCGCACTGGAGGCCGGCTTCACCCCCATGATCACCCCGACGCTCGTGACACCGGAGGTCATGTCGGGCACGGGCTTCCTCGGCGAGCACGCCGACGAGGTCTACCGCTTGCGCGACGACGACCTCTACCTCACGGGCACGAGCGAGGTGGCGCTCGCCGGCTATCACGCCGACGAGATCCTCGACCTGAGCGGCGGCCCCCTGCGCTACGCCGGCTGGTCGACCTGCTACCGCCGCGAGGCGGGCAGCTACGGCAAAGACACTCGCGGCATCATCCGCGTGCACCAGTTCCAGAAGCTCGAGATGTTCAGCTACGTCGACCCGGCTGACGCGGTCGCCGAGCACGAGGCTCTTCTTGCCCTCCAGGAGGGGATGCTGCGCTCACTCGGCCTCCCCTATCGCGTCATCGACGTCGCGGCCGGCGATCTCGGCTCGAGTGCCGCGCGCAAGTTCGATGTGGAGGCCTGGGTGCCGACGCAGGATGCTTACCGCGAGCTCACGAGCACGAGCAACTGCACGACCTTCCAGGCGCGGCGACTCGACACCCGGTATCGCACCGAGAGCGGCAAGACCGCGCCGGTCGCGACCCTCAACGGCACGCTCGCGACGACGCGCTGGCTCGTCGCGATCCTCGAGACGCACCAGCAGGCGGACGGCTCGGTCGTCGTACCCGAGGTACTGCGCCCCTACCTGGGCGGTCTCTCGGTGATGGAGCCCGTCGCGTGA
- a CDS encoding HAD family hydrolase, translating into MSRKWLVALDIDGTVLHEDGTLSDAVRDEVQRVRDDGHEVMLATGRSVAMTLPILDRLGIAPEYVVCSNGAITLRRDEKAPTGYRRHHVETFDASAVLERIRPHLTHANYAVENEEGLYRFHGSFPDGALGAVSEEVPFEKLAHEPATRVVVISPGHAMEEFLAAVELMGLHQVSYNVGWTAWLDIAPDGVNKSTALERVRDAHGIPRDRVLCVGDGRNDIEMLDWATRGGGRGVAMGQAPEEVVAVASEVTATDIEDGLAKALATLQASA; encoded by the coding sequence GTGAGCAGAAAGTGGCTGGTGGCCCTCGACATCGACGGCACGGTTCTGCACGAGGATGGCACGCTCTCGGATGCAGTGCGCGACGAAGTGCAGCGCGTGCGCGATGACGGGCACGAGGTCATGCTCGCCACGGGCCGCTCGGTGGCGATGACGCTCCCCATCCTCGACCGGCTCGGCATCGCGCCCGAGTACGTCGTGTGCTCGAACGGCGCGATCACACTGCGTCGCGATGAGAAGGCCCCCACCGGGTACCGGCGCCACCATGTCGAGACATTCGATGCCTCGGCGGTGCTCGAGCGCATCCGGCCCCACCTGACCCACGCGAACTACGCCGTCGAGAACGAGGAGGGGCTGTACCGCTTCCACGGCTCCTTCCCCGACGGCGCTCTCGGCGCGGTGAGCGAGGAGGTGCCGTTCGAGAAGCTCGCGCACGAGCCCGCGACCCGCGTCGTCGTGATCTCTCCCGGGCACGCGATGGAGGAGTTCCTCGCCGCCGTCGAGCTCATGGGTCTGCACCAGGTGAGCTACAACGTCGGCTGGACGGCGTGGCTCGACATCGCGCCCGACGGCGTGAACAAGTCCACCGCCCTCGAGCGAGTGCGGGATGCTCATGGCATTCCCCGAGACCGCGTCCTGTGCGTGGGTGACGGCCGCAACGACATCGAGATGCTCGACTGGGCGACGCGCGGCGGGGGGCGCGGTGTCGCGATGGGGCAAGCCCCGGAGGAGGTCGTCGCCGTCGCCTCCGAGGTCACCGCGACCGACATCGAGGACGGCCTCGCGAAGGCGCTCGCGACACTCCAGGCCTCTGCATAG
- a CDS encoding sensor histidine kinase, producing MRTLTLFPHPFDPRTAVLITQWLFLALLVVSLLGVALIDAEGVVTLGALAGLVLILAITVVMTIARPALTPTTALFYVVPALDCLAIAILRVDADGAASLSPLLAIIVPATWLGTSGRAWSILVAFALGALTIAGDLVRTATAPPGALEADLPALLMVPIIAAVASLFGFQLVDEAEVASSSERAARRTRDAIVDTVEVGMIVLDGNGAPVIVNRALREHPVVRAEGPDPYSAIRSIPSFEADGRTPHTPEREPLMQAMTEEGMTDELFWARAHDGVTTAAFIANSRRLVDERGQLEGTVMVFTDVTAYVEAVRSRDRLISSVSHELRTPLTVMRGFLELATESHASGGDRLTEYLEVVERNLVREFAIVDQLILAAQADMEPSSAQPAATELDAVTANALETFRHEAQAKSIELHCSAPTTTAPLDPRLFRLITEALIANAVRFTPLHGHVDVGVDYDAGDGTDGLGIVRLTVRDSGMGISAADIERIFDPFFRTEAAMRSGAPGVGLGLPILKRILDAHDGTIRVQSELGGGTTVTVELPV from the coding sequence TTCCTCGCCCTGCTCGTCGTGAGCCTGCTCGGCGTCGCGCTGATCGACGCCGAGGGCGTCGTCACCCTCGGTGCCCTCGCAGGGCTCGTCCTCATCCTCGCGATCACCGTCGTCATGACGATCGCGCGACCCGCTCTCACCCCCACGACGGCGCTCTTCTACGTCGTCCCCGCCCTCGACTGCCTTGCGATCGCGATCCTCCGGGTCGACGCGGATGGCGCGGCGTCGCTCTCGCCTCTGCTCGCGATCATCGTGCCGGCCACGTGGTTGGGCACGAGCGGCCGCGCGTGGAGCATCCTCGTGGCCTTCGCGCTGGGGGCGCTCACGATCGCGGGCGATCTCGTCCGCACTGCCACGGCGCCGCCCGGCGCCCTCGAGGCAGATCTCCCCGCACTCCTCATGGTTCCGATCATCGCGGCGGTCGCGAGCCTGTTCGGGTTCCAGCTCGTCGACGAGGCGGAAGTCGCCTCAAGCTCTGAGCGCGCGGCGCGGCGCACGCGCGACGCGATCGTCGACACGGTCGAGGTCGGCATGATCGTGCTCGACGGGAACGGTGCACCGGTGATCGTCAACCGCGCGTTACGCGAGCACCCCGTCGTGCGCGCGGAAGGGCCCGACCCGTACTCGGCGATCCGCTCCATCCCCTCCTTCGAGGCCGACGGCCGCACGCCGCACACTCCCGAGCGGGAGCCCCTTATGCAGGCGATGACCGAGGAGGGCATGACCGACGAACTGTTCTGGGCTAGGGCCCACGACGGTGTCACGACCGCAGCGTTCATCGCCAACTCTCGTCGCCTCGTCGACGAGCGAGGGCAGCTCGAGGGCACGGTCATGGTCTTCACCGACGTGACCGCCTACGTCGAGGCCGTGCGCTCACGCGACCGCCTCATCAGCAGCGTCTCGCACGAGCTGCGCACGCCACTCACCGTCATGAGGGGCTTTCTCGAGCTGGCGACCGAGTCCCACGCGAGCGGAGGGGACCGCCTCACCGAGTACCTCGAGGTGGTCGAGCGCAACCTGGTGCGCGAGTTCGCGATCGTCGACCAGCTCATCCTCGCAGCACAGGCCGACATGGAGCCGAGCTCGGCACAGCCCGCGGCGACCGAGCTCGACGCCGTCACGGCGAACGCACTCGAGACATTCCGGCATGAGGCGCAAGCCAAGTCGATCGAGTTGCACTGCAGCGCGCCCACGACGACGGCCCCACTCGACCCCCGGCTCTTCCGCCTCATCACCGAGGCTCTCATCGCGAACGCCGTGCGTTTCACACCCCTCCACGGGCACGTCGACGTGGGCGTCGACTACGACGCGGGCGACGGCACTGACGGGCTCGGGATCGTGCGCCTCACCGTGCGCGACTCCGGAATGGGTATCTCGGCCGCCGACATCGAGCGCATCTTCGACCCCTTCTTCCGCACCGAGGCCGCGATGCGCTCGGGAGCGCCTGGCGTCGGGCTCGGTCTGCCCATCCTCAAGCGCATTCTCGATGCGCACGACGGCACCATCCGCGTGCAGAGCGAGCTCGGCGGGGGGACGACGGTGACCGTCGAGCTGCCCGTGTGA
- a CDS encoding LCP family protein — translation MTEQLRDRASRSLPTAAVRHGRLKRHSAWKTLLAVLGGTMAVVLVSGVSVAAIAVNQLNESIDVVELVTAEGEERVIPTVGEWEGGFNVLLVGVDNAEGQSDGDDRGGAVLNDVNILVHVAEDQQSAVAVSIPRDMVVPIPSCPNPEGGSYFAMSAQPINVAMSYGGLSCVVLTVEALTGLDVPYAGIISFDGVARMSSAVGGVDVCVDGPIYDEFTGLNLPEAGTYSLEGRQALAFLRSRKGVGDGSDLGRISSQQVYLSSLIRKVQSEGVLTDVTKLYGLATVATSSMKLSSSLANVDTMVSMALVLKDIPTENITFVQYPGTTGGTGVYSGKVQPIEWQASALLEKIRNDESFALQEGETGIGSALDPNAPAPEPTTPAPTGSAAPTVPPLADEEPAEVLEGVKGQTAADYTCSVAN, via the coding sequence ATGACTGAGCAGCTTCGTGATCGCGCGAGTCGATCGTTGCCGACAGCGGCCGTGCGCCACGGCCGACTCAAGCGTCACAGTGCATGGAAGACCCTTCTCGCCGTCCTCGGCGGCACGATGGCCGTTGTTCTGGTGAGCGGGGTCTCTGTCGCGGCGATCGCGGTGAATCAGCTCAATGAGAGCATCGACGTCGTCGAGCTCGTCACGGCAGAAGGCGAGGAGCGCGTCATCCCGACTGTCGGGGAGTGGGAAGGCGGTTTCAACGTGCTCCTCGTCGGCGTAGACAACGCCGAGGGCCAATCGGACGGCGACGACCGCGGAGGCGCCGTCCTCAACGACGTCAACATTCTCGTGCACGTCGCCGAGGACCAGCAGTCGGCGGTCGCGGTCAGCATCCCTCGTGACATGGTTGTGCCGATTCCGTCGTGCCCGAACCCGGAGGGCGGCAGCTACTTCGCGATGTCGGCGCAGCCCATCAACGTGGCGATGTCGTACGGCGGCCTGAGTTGTGTTGTGCTGACGGTCGAGGCCCTCACGGGCCTCGACGTCCCGTACGCCGGAATCATCTCCTTCGACGGCGTCGCTCGCATGTCATCCGCCGTGGGTGGCGTAGATGTGTGTGTTGATGGCCCCATCTACGATGAGTTCACAGGATTGAACCTTCCCGAGGCCGGCACCTACAGTCTCGAGGGTCGGCAGGCGCTGGCTTTCTTGCGCTCACGCAAGGGTGTAGGGGACGGTAGCGACCTCGGCCGGATCAGCTCGCAGCAGGTGTACCTCTCGTCGCTCATCCGCAAGGTGCAGTCGGAGGGCGTCCTCACCGATGTGACGAAGCTGTACGGGCTCGCGACGGTGGCGACCAGTTCGATGAAACTGTCGAGCAGTCTCGCGAACGTCGACACGATGGTCTCGATGGCTCTCGTGCTCAAGGACATCCCAACGGAAAACATCACGTTCGTCCAGTATCCCGGCACGACCGGTGGCACAGGGGTGTACTCGGGCAAGGTGCAGCCGATCGAGTGGCAGGCGTCCGCTTTGCTCGAGAAGATTCGCAATGACGAGTCTTTCGCACTCCAGGAGGGTGAGACAGGCATCGGCTCAGCGCTGGACCCCAACGCCCCGGCACCCGAGCCCACGACCCCCGCACCGACGGGTTCGGCGGCACCAACGGTCCCGCCACTCGCGGACGAGGAGCCTGCAGAGGTTCTCGAGGGCGTCAAGGGTCAGACCGCGGCTGACTACACCTGCTCGGTCGCCAACTAG